In a genomic window of Polypterus senegalus isolate Bchr_013 chromosome 13, ASM1683550v1, whole genome shotgun sequence:
- the LOC120541865 gene encoding torsin-1A-like isoform X1: MGPGRLAALAWLVLTTLCSTAAIEPISTSIAVGMAAALTGLLAAYPNLLYFFQECCRDEWVSLNATGLKVDLEEKLFGQHLASRVILKAVTGFLSHENPKKPLVLSLHGWSGTGKNYVSQMIANNLYRKGMRSGFVHQFIATAHFPHAENVDVYKEQLQQWIKGNVSSCPRSLFIFDEMDKLHPGLIDGIKPYLDYYEHVDGVSYRQAIFIFLSNAGGEKINRVALDFWNDGRQREEIQLSDLEAAVSLDVFNSKQSGFWHTSIIDKNLVDFFVPFLPLEYKHVQKCVREELKVRGKAVNEDTVSMVAKEMTYFPKQERVFSDKGCKIVEKKLDYYLED; the protein is encoded by the exons ATGGGGCCGGGGCGCCTTGCCGCCCTCGCCTGGCTCGTCCTCACGACACTGTGCTCGACCGCGGCCATCGAGCCCATCAGCACCAGCATCGCCGTGGGTATGGCGGCGGCGCTCACCGGGCTGCTCGCTGCCTACCCCAACCTGCTTTACTTCTTCCAGGAGTGCTGCCGAGACGAGTGGGTCTCGCTGAACGCCACAG GACTGAAAGTGGACTTGGAGGAGAAGCTGTTTGGACAGCACTTGGCGAGCCGCGTCATTCTGAAGGCAGTGACGGGATTCCTGAGCCACGAGAACCCCAAGAAGCCCCTAGTCCTGTCTCTGCATGGCTGGTCGGGCACGGGCAAGAACTACGTGAGCCAAATGATCGCCAACAATCTGTACAGGAAGGGCATGAGGAGCGGCTTTGTGCACCAGTTCATCGCCACGGCCCACTTTCCGCACGCTGAGAACGTCGACGTGTACAAG GAGCAGCTGCAGCAGTGGATCAAGGGCAACGTGAGCAGCTGCCCGCGGTCGCTCTTCATATTTGACGAGATGGACAAGCTGCACCCCGGCCTCATCGATGGCATAAAGCCGTACCTGGACTACTACGAGCACGTGGACGGCGTCTCGTATCGCCAGGCCATCTTCATCTTCCTCAG CAATGCAGGTGGAGAGAAAATCAACAGGGTGGCATTGGACTTCTGGAACGATGGCAGACAGCGTGAGGAGATCCAGCTGAGTGACCTGGAGGCGGCCGTGTCGCTGGACGTCTTCAACAGCAAGCAGA GTGGCTTCTGGCACACGAGCATCATCGACAAGAACCTGGTGGATTTCTTCGTGCCGTTCCTGCCCCTCGAGTATAAGCACGTGCAGAAGTGCGTGAGGGAGGAGCTCAAAGTCCGTGGCAAGGCGGTCAACGAGGACACGGTGAGCATGGTGGCCAAGGAGATGACCTACTTCCCCAAACAAGAGCGCGTCTTctctgacaaaggctgcaaaattGTGGAGAAGAAGCTGGACTACTATTTGGAGGACTAG
- the LOC120541865 gene encoding torsin-1A-like isoform X2: MRLKGGITEAAALLFLVLQLHVSYGFEPITTTVVIGGLGASLLWGTVQNYFREGCNAKWIEFNGTGLKVDLEEKLFGQHLASRVILKAVTGFLSHENPKKPLVLSLHGWSGTGKNYVSQMIANNLYRKGMRSGFVHQFIATAHFPHAENVDVYKEQLQQWIKGNVSSCPRSLFIFDEMDKLHPGLIDGIKPYLDYYEHVDGVSYRQAIFIFLSNAGGEKINRVALDFWNDGRQREEIQLSDLEAAVSLDVFNSKQSGFWHTSIIDKNLVDFFVPFLPLEYKHVQKCVREELKVRGKAVNEDTVSMVAKEMTYFPKQERVFSDKGCKIVEKKLDYYLED, from the exons ATGAGGCTGAAGGGCGGCATTACCGAAGCCGCCGCGCTGCTCTTTCTGGTCCTGCAGCTTCACGTATCGTACGGATTTGAGCCCATCACCACCACGGTGGTCATCGGAGGCCTTGGGGCTTCGCTGCTCTGGGGGACCGTGCAGAATTACTTCAGGGAGGGCTGCAACGCCAAGTGGATCGAATTCAACGGCACCG GACTGAAAGTGGACTTGGAGGAGAAGCTGTTTGGACAGCACTTGGCGAGCCGCGTCATTCTGAAGGCAGTGACGGGATTCCTGAGCCACGAGAACCCCAAGAAGCCCCTAGTCCTGTCTCTGCATGGCTGGTCGGGCACGGGCAAGAACTACGTGAGCCAAATGATCGCCAACAATCTGTACAGGAAGGGCATGAGGAGCGGCTTTGTGCACCAGTTCATCGCCACGGCCCACTTTCCGCACGCTGAGAACGTCGACGTGTACAAG GAGCAGCTGCAGCAGTGGATCAAGGGCAACGTGAGCAGCTGCCCGCGGTCGCTCTTCATATTTGACGAGATGGACAAGCTGCACCCCGGCCTCATCGATGGCATAAAGCCGTACCTGGACTACTACGAGCACGTGGACGGCGTCTCGTATCGCCAGGCCATCTTCATCTTCCTCAG CAATGCAGGTGGAGAGAAAATCAACAGGGTGGCATTGGACTTCTGGAACGATGGCAGACAGCGTGAGGAGATCCAGCTGAGTGACCTGGAGGCGGCCGTGTCGCTGGACGTCTTCAACAGCAAGCAGA GTGGCTTCTGGCACACGAGCATCATCGACAAGAACCTGGTGGATTTCTTCGTGCCGTTCCTGCCCCTCGAGTATAAGCACGTGCAGAAGTGCGTGAGGGAGGAGCTCAAAGTCCGTGGCAAGGCGGTCAACGAGGACACGGTGAGCATGGTGGCCAAGGAGATGACCTACTTCCCCAAACAAGAGCGCGTCTTctctgacaaaggctgcaaaattGTGGAGAAGAAGCTGGACTACTATTTGGAGGACTAG